Proteins found in one Gemmatimonadota bacterium genomic segment:
- a CDS encoding proline iminopeptidase-family hydrolase — protein sequence MNAFVRRAITLAAVVVVAACTGKTADRSTASAPPASYFDTTGRADSYSGGVRLIKITTPKGTFNVWTKRVGNNPHIKLLLLHGGPGMTHEYFESADAYLPGAGIEYYYYDQLGSFYSDQPKDSSLWRTERFVEEVEQVRQALGMDSTNFFLLGHSWGGLLATEYALKYGKNLKGLIISSMMSSIPAYNEYATNVLMPAMDQKVLAEIKAIEAKKDYANPRYMELLGPNHYEKHLLRRPAAEWPDPVNRALKHVNNDIYIPMQGPSELGASGKLEKWDRSADLKSITVPTLVVGGAYDTMDPKHMEWMSKQLPKGRFLLCPNAGHMVMYDDGPIFYSGLIKFLKDVDAHTFGN from the coding sequence ATGAATGCATTCGTCCGTCGCGCGATCACGCTGGCTGCGGTGGTGGTAGTAGCCGCCTGCACCGGAAAGACTGCCGACCGCAGCACGGCCTCCGCGCCGCCGGCGAGTTACTTCGATACCACCGGCCGCGCCGACTCGTACAGCGGCGGCGTGCGCTTGATCAAGATCACGACGCCCAAGGGGACGTTCAACGTTTGGACCAAGCGTGTGGGAAACAACCCGCACATCAAGCTCCTGCTGTTGCACGGCGGTCCAGGGATGACGCACGAGTATTTCGAATCGGCGGACGCGTATTTGCCCGGCGCCGGCATCGAGTACTACTACTACGACCAACTGGGCTCGTTCTACAGCGACCAGCCCAAGGATTCCTCGCTCTGGCGCACCGAGCGTTTTGTGGAGGAAGTGGAGCAGGTGCGCCAAGCCCTCGGCATGGACAGCACCAACTTCTTTTTGCTCGGCCATTCGTGGGGCGGCCTGCTGGCCACGGAATACGCGCTCAAGTATGGCAAGAACCTCAAGGGGCTCATTATCTCGAGTATGATGTCGAGCATTCCCGCGTACAACGAGTATGCGACGAACGTGCTGATGCCAGCGATGGACCAGAAGGTGCTCGCTGAGATCAAGGCGATCGAGGCCAAGAAGGATTATGCGAATCCACGGTACATGGAGTTGCTTGGCCCGAACCACTACGAAAAACACTTATTGCGTCGTCCCGCCGCCGAGTGGCCCGACCCGGTGAATCGCGCGCTGAAGCACGTGAACAACGACATCTACATTCCAATGCAGGGGCCCAGTGAACTGGGGGCCAGTGGCAAGCTCGAGAAGTGGGATCGTAGCGCGGACTTGAAATCGATCACGGTCCCCACGCTCGTGGTTGGCGGGGCGTACGACACGATGGACCCCAAGCATATGGAGTGGATGTCCAAGCAGTTGCCGAAGGGGCGCTTTCTGCTGTGCCCGAACGCGGGTCACATGGTCATGTATGACGACGGTCCGATCTTTTACAGCGGATTGATCAAATTCCTGAAAGACGTCGACGCCCACACGTTCGGCAACTAA
- a CDS encoding aminotransferase class V-fold PLP-dependent enzyme: protein MNKREFLRTVGGASMGMVFGPELFARYAAMPVAQLAEDEPFWAAVRSKFKLTSDYINLENGFYCFQPEEVLEAFIKNVRAINVEASHYMRTRKDDDKLRVRTKLAALAGCSPDALIITRNTTESLDTVINGFDWKPGDEAVMANQDYGAMIDMFKLQARRHGMVNRFIDIPMNPKTDAEVVQVYANALTPRTRLLMIPHMVNITGHILPVRAICDMAHARGVEVMVDGAHAFAQLDYRIPDLHCDYYGASLHKWLATPLGAGILYVREDRIAKLWPIFGDEGAPLGSIGKLNHTGTHPVHTDLTIENSIAFHEMIGIARKEARLRYIQQYWTSRVRNLPKIVMNTPADPTRSCAIANVGVQGMAPGEFAKVLLDKYKIWTVAIDGAGVHGARITPAVYTSTAELDAFVRALKELAS from the coding sequence ATGAACAAGCGCGAGTTTCTGCGGACCGTTGGCGGCGCGTCGATGGGGATGGTGTTCGGGCCGGAGCTGTTCGCGCGCTATGCCGCGATGCCAGTGGCGCAACTCGCCGAAGACGAACCGTTTTGGGCGGCCGTGCGCAGCAAGTTCAAGCTGACCAGCGACTACATCAATCTGGAAAACGGTTTTTATTGTTTTCAGCCTGAAGAGGTGCTCGAGGCGTTCATCAAGAACGTGCGCGCGATCAACGTGGAAGCGTCGCACTATATGAGGACGCGCAAGGATGACGACAAGCTCCGCGTGCGCACCAAGCTGGCGGCGCTCGCCGGCTGTTCGCCCGACGCGTTGATCATTACACGCAATACCACCGAGTCACTCGACACGGTCATCAACGGCTTTGACTGGAAGCCCGGTGATGAAGCGGTGATGGCGAATCAGGACTACGGCGCCATGATCGACATGTTCAAGCTCCAGGCGCGCCGCCACGGCATGGTGAACCGGTTCATCGACATTCCGATGAATCCCAAGACGGACGCCGAGGTGGTGCAGGTGTATGCCAATGCGCTCACTCCGCGGACGCGGCTGCTGATGATTCCGCACATGGTGAATATCACCGGCCATATTCTGCCGGTGCGGGCGATTTGCGATATGGCGCATGCTCGAGGGGTGGAGGTGATGGTCGATGGCGCGCACGCCTTCGCCCAGCTCGACTATCGAATTCCCGACTTGCATTGCGATTACTACGGCGCCTCGCTCCATAAATGGCTCGCCACGCCACTTGGCGCCGGCATTCTGTATGTGCGGGAAGATCGGATTGCCAAACTCTGGCCGATCTTTGGTGACGAGGGCGCGCCGCTGGGAAGCATCGGCAAACTCAACCACACCGGCACGCATCCCGTCCACACCGATCTCACCATTGAGAACTCGATCGCCTTCCACGAGATGATCGGCATTGCTCGTAAGGAAGCGCGGCTGCGCTATATCCAGCAGTATTGGACGAGCCGCGTGCGGAACCTGCCCAAGATTGTGATGAACACACCGGCTGATCCCACGCGGTCGTGTGCGATTGCGAATGTCGGCGTGCAGGGGATGGCGCCCGGCGAGTTCGCAAAAGTGCTGCTCGACAAGTACAAAATCTGGACCGTGGCCATTGACGGTGCTGGTGTACACGGCGCCCGCATTACGCCGGCCGTGTATACGTCCACGGCCGAACTCGATGCATTTGTGCGTGCACTTAAGGAGTTGGCGAGCTAG